From the Cicer arietinum cultivar CDC Frontier isolate Library 1 unplaced genomic scaffold, Cicar.CDCFrontier_v2.0 Ca_scaffold_4539_v2.0, whole genome shotgun sequence genome, one window contains:
- the LOC113785130 gene encoding uncharacterized protein yields the protein MRKLNPRFIGPYQILKRVGNVAYQIALPPSLSTLHSVFHLSQLPKYIFDPSHVIESDKVQIKENLTFETLPLRIEDQKTKGLRGKTISLVKVVWGGATGESATWEVESQMRDSYPELFLS from the coding sequence ATGCGAAAGCTTAATCCTCGGTTTATAGGGCCCTACCAGATTCTTAAACGTGTCGGTAACGTGGCATATCAGATCGCGTTACCTCCTTCTCTTTCTACTCTTCATAGTGTCTTTCATCTATCCCAACTTCCCAAGTACATTTTCGATCCTTCGCACGTGATTGAGTCAGACAAGgtccaaataaaagaaaatctaaCTTTTGAGACCTTACCGCTACGaatcgaggaccaaaagacCAAAGGATTAAGGGGTAAGACGATTTCATTGGTTAAGGTTGTCTGGGGAGGTGCTACTGGCGAAAGTGCTACGTGGGAGGTCGAAAGCCAGATGCGCGATTCTTATCCAGAACTGTTCTTGTCAg